CAAAACACCAATGACTGCAATCGTCAAGAAGACCGGATTACAATTCGGAATTGCTTTAGGAACATTATTAATCTTATTGTCGGCCTATATTTATTTTAAGGACTTGAGTTGGTTTAACAATGTGGTTGTCGGTATGTTAACTTTGCTGGTCATCGTGCTTTTCGGAACCGTTGCAGGCATTATCGTCCGGAAAAAACTGGGAGGATTTATCACTTTCAGGGAGGCATTCGCTACTTATTTCCTTACTATTTTCATTGCCCACGCCATGCAGTGTGTGTTTGCTGTGTTCGTGACTTCATTCATGCTGACTCCTGAAACGAAGGTTTCGATGAAACAGGAAATG
This genomic stretch from Flavobacterium pallidum harbors:
- a CDS encoding DUF4199 domain-containing protein, which translates into the protein MTAIVKKTGLQFGIALGTLLILLSAYIYFKDLSWFNNVVVGMLTLLVIVLFGTVAGIIVRKKLGGFITFREAFATYFLTIFIAHAMQCVFAVFVTSFMLTPETKVSMKQEMYAFNLNLMKQNLAPEADKEKMTKAWPAYDPFSVKEVITPSILYLLRDCLFGFLAALVIRNKRALI